In one window of Rhinoderma darwinii isolate aRhiDar2 unplaced genomic scaffold, aRhiDar2.hap1 Scaffold_100, whole genome shotgun sequence DNA:
- the LOC142698222 gene encoding olfactory receptor 52M1-like: METPNNSCFQPSFFVLLGIPGLEHLHVWISVPFFSIFLSAVIGNFSVALIIVLETSLHQPMYIYFTVLAFVDLTLANFTIPKLLGIFWFQNNKIDFHVCLLQMFFVHAFSTIESGIFLAMAFDRYVAICNPLRYSVIVTTSVIIKSGALAVLRGVFYILPLPLLLRRFHLYTSNIILHSYCEHMAVVRLACADVSFNDHVGIAVGFMVLVMDSVLIMTSYVMILRALLRLTAEARLKSFGTCVSHVCAILCFYIPILCSSLVHRFGTNVPHHTHILLANVYLLAAPLMNPLVYGIRTKQIRERVITFFS; the protein is encoded by the coding sequence ATGGAAACTCCCAACAACTCCTGTTTCCAACCATCTTTCTTTGTTTTGCTGGGGATACCGGGCCTGGAACACTTACACGTATGGATCTCCGTCCCGTTCTTCTCCATATTTCTCTCAGCCGTCATTGGGAACTTCTCCGTGGCACTGATCATTGTCCTGGAGACGAGCCTCCACCAGCCCATGTACATCTATTTCACCGTTCTAGCTTTTGTAGACCTTACATTGGCTAATTTCACCATACCCAAGCTTCTTGGCATCTTCTGGTTCCAGAATAATAAGATTGACTTCCATGTTTGTCTTCTTCAGATGTTCTTCGTACACGCTTTCTCCACCATAGAATCCGGGATATTTCTGGCTATGGCTTTTGATCGCTATGTAGCTATCTGCAACCCTCTGAGATATTCAGTCATAGTGACGACAAGTGTTATCATTAAAAGTGGGGCGTTGGCAGTACTGCGCGGGGTGTTTTACATCCTTCCCTTGCCACTCTTACTGAGGAGGTTCCATCTATATACCAGCAATATTATCCTCCACTCGTATTGTGAGCATATGGCAGTGGTGCGGCTGGCCTGTGCAGATGTCTCCTTCAATGACCATGTTGGCATCGCAGTTGGGTTCATGGTGTTGGTGATGGACTCCGTGCTTATCATGACTTCTTATGTGATGATCCTTCGGGCTCTTCTTAGGTTGACAGCTGAGGCTCGTTTGAAGTCCTTCGGAACATGCGTTTCTCATGTGTGCGCGATCTTATGTTTTTATATTCCAATACTATGCTCATCCTTAGTTCACAGATTTGGGACAAATGTTCCTCACCATACTCATATCCTCCTGGCCAATGTGTATCTCCTTGCTGCCCCCCTGATGAACCCTCTGGTTTATGGAATAAGAACTAAACAAATCAGAGAACGggtgataacttttttttcctga